The following coding sequences lie in one Mesorhizobium sp. NZP2298 genomic window:
- a CDS encoding GGDEF domain-containing protein, which produces MKLDLSPTSWGRVIAVTAAGTAFFIAVAFFVDSFNFPYLSSDAVWRAQLTDLLLPLGLGGTFLFLLMWKIRQLAIAQRELSVIAATDSLTAVLNRGAFSMLVEAYLEETRKQEHARSGALLIIDADHFKSINDRLGHDCGDQALKLIAQAIKGQLRGSDIVGRIGGEEFGVFLPGVDPSQSWLVAESIRRRIREMDFSPGGRACPLSVSIGGTSFSGPTTYEAIFSAADRRLYAAKSNGRDQVSFDPAEAALVSQPSATTVH; this is translated from the coding sequence ATGAAGCTCGACCTGTCGCCGACCAGCTGGGGCAGGGTGATCGCTGTCACCGCGGCCGGCACGGCATTCTTCATTGCCGTGGCGTTTTTTGTTGATTCGTTCAATTTCCCCTATCTGTCGTCCGACGCTGTCTGGCGCGCGCAACTGACGGACCTGCTTCTTCCCTTGGGGCTGGGCGGCACGTTTCTGTTTCTTCTCATGTGGAAGATCCGCCAACTGGCCATAGCCCAACGCGAACTCAGCGTCATCGCCGCGACCGACAGTCTTACGGCGGTGCTGAACCGCGGCGCCTTCTCGATGCTGGTCGAGGCTTATCTCGAGGAGACCCGCAAGCAGGAGCATGCCCGTTCCGGCGCGCTGCTGATCATCGACGCCGACCATTTCAAGTCGATCAACGACCGGCTCGGCCATGACTGCGGCGACCAGGCGCTCAAGCTGATCGCGCAGGCGATCAAGGGGCAATTGCGCGGCAGTGATATCGTCGGCCGCATCGGGGGCGAGGAGTTTGGCGTGTTTCTTCCCGGTGTCGACCCCTCGCAATCCTGGCTGGTTGCCGAAAGCATCCGCCGGCGCATTCGCGAAATGGATTTTTCGCCCGGCGGCCGCGCCTGTCCGCTTTCCGTCTCGATCGGCGGCACCAGCTTCAGCGGGCCGACGACCTACGAGGCGATTTTCTCCGCCGCCGACAGGCGGCTCTATGCCGCCAAGTCGAATGGACGCGACCAGGTCAGTTTTGACCCGGCGGAAGCCGCCCTGGTGTCTCAGCCCAGCGCCACCACGGTGCATTGA
- a CDS encoding ETC complex I subunit gives MSARIFSPAKTAMQSGKAKTGHWVLEFDPEMRKKIDPLMGYTTSGDMRSQIRLTFDTREEAVAYAEKEGLAFRVEEPKETKRRQISYAENFRYDRRTPWTH, from the coding sequence ATGTCCGCGCGCATTTTCAGCCCAGCCAAAACCGCGATGCAGTCCGGTAAGGCCAAGACCGGCCACTGGGTGCTGGAATTCGATCCCGAGATGCGCAAGAAGATCGATCCCCTGATGGGCTATACGACCTCTGGGGATATGAGAAGCCAGATCAGGCTCACCTTCGACACGCGGGAAGAGGCCGTGGCTTACGCCGAAAAGGAAGGGCTTGCCTTCCGTGTCGAGGAGCCGAAAGAGACCAAGCGCCGCCAGATTTCCTATGCGGAAAATTTCCGCTATGACCGCAGGACGCCCTGGACGCATTGA
- the hdaA gene encoding DnaA regulatory inactivator HdaA yields MTAQRTDPPRQLPLDLGHGTGYSRDELVVSGTNNQAAALVDRWPDWPAPVVVLAGPAGSGKTHLAAIWRSRANAVAVNAGRIGDSIANLGARPVLIDDVDTGAIDEQGLFHLINAVRGAGSTLLLTARRFPSAWGVSLPDLASRLKAAATVEIHEPDDLLLAGVITKLFADRQVEVEPHVVQYLVRRIERSLATAMRVVERLDRTALERKTPITRALAAEAVSAMDEGQGAFEI; encoded by the coding sequence GTGACCGCTCAGCGAACCGATCCGCCGCGCCAGCTGCCGCTCGATCTCGGCCACGGCACCGGCTATTCGCGCGACGAACTTGTCGTCTCCGGCACCAACAACCAGGCGGCGGCGCTGGTCGACCGTTGGCCGGACTGGCCCGCGCCGGTGGTGGTGCTGGCAGGTCCCGCCGGGTCCGGGAAGACGCATCTGGCTGCCATCTGGCGCTCGCGTGCCAACGCGGTGGCCGTGAATGCCGGGCGCATTGGCGACAGCATCGCAAACCTTGGCGCCCGGCCGGTGCTGATCGACGATGTCGATACAGGCGCGATCGACGAACAAGGCCTGTTCCATCTGATCAATGCGGTGCGTGGCGCCGGCTCGACGCTGCTGTTGACGGCGCGCCGTTTTCCGTCGGCCTGGGGTGTTTCCCTGCCCGATCTTGCCTCGCGGCTGAAAGCGGCGGCGACGGTCGAAATCCACGAGCCCGATGATCTCCTGCTCGCCGGCGTCATAACCAAGCTGTTCGCCGACCGCCAAGTCGAGGTCGAGCCGCATGTCGTGCAGTATCTGGTGCGGCGCATCGAGCGCTCACTGGCGACCGCCATGCGCGTGGTGGAGCGGCTGGACCGCACCGCGCTCGAGCGCAAGACGCCGATCACGCGGGCGCTGGCGGCGGAAGCGGTCAGCGCCATGGACGAGGGGCAGGGCGCGTTCGAGATTTGA
- a CDS encoding AI-2E family transporter, whose protein sequence is MAKAPIRTSEKEAAVIEGAPADLAASSAFRRQIFFWLAGAAILALFLYVFSAILLPFVAGMVLAYFLDPVADRLQRLGLSRLMATVVILITFLIVLVLAFVILIPVLATQMADFAGKLPEYLTRLQSLITSFDPKWLERKFGVNANGLRDGLNSLLTSGFGLVTTVFTSLWSSGMALVSVVSLFVVTPVVAFYMLLDWDRMVAVIDSWVPRDNVATVRAIARDINTATAGFVRGQGTLCLVLGAMYATGLTLTGLNFAILIGLFAGLISFIPYVGSLTGLVLAVGVAFVQFWPDWTMIVAVAVVFFIGQFIEGNILQPRLVGKSVGLHPVWLMFALFAFSALFGFVGLLIAVPASAAVAVLVRFAIARYLESPLYKGRATEALPPLPADRGGGHRTQPRR, encoded by the coding sequence ATGGCGAAAGCTCCAATCCGGACGTCTGAGAAAGAAGCGGCAGTGATCGAGGGCGCGCCTGCCGATCTTGCCGCGTCCTCCGCGTTCCGCCGCCAGATCTTCTTCTGGCTGGCCGGCGCGGCGATCCTGGCGCTTTTCCTCTATGTCTTCAGCGCCATCCTGTTGCCTTTCGTCGCCGGAATGGTGCTTGCCTATTTCCTCGACCCTGTCGCCGACCGGCTGCAGCGGCTCGGCCTGTCCCGCCTCATGGCGACGGTGGTCATCCTCATCACCTTCCTCATCGTGCTGGTGCTGGCCTTCGTCATCCTCATTCCGGTGCTGGCGACGCAGATGGCCGATTTCGCCGGCAAGCTGCCGGAATATCTCACCCGGCTGCAGAGCCTGATCACCTCCTTTGATCCGAAATGGCTGGAGCGGAAATTCGGCGTCAATGCCAATGGCTTGCGTGACGGGCTGAATTCCCTGCTGACCTCGGGCTTCGGCCTGGTCACCACCGTATTCACTTCGCTGTGGAGTTCCGGCATGGCACTGGTCTCGGTGGTCAGCCTGTTCGTGGTGACGCCGGTCGTTGCCTTCTACATGCTGCTCGACTGGGACCGCATGGTGGCCGTCATTGACAGCTGGGTGCCGCGTGACAACGTCGCGACCGTGCGCGCCATCGCGCGTGACATCAACACCGCGACCGCCGGCTTCGTGCGCGGCCAGGGCACGCTCTGTCTGGTGCTGGGCGCCATGTACGCCACCGGCCTGACGCTGACCGGGCTGAATTTTGCGATCCTCATCGGCCTGTTCGCCGGGCTGATCTCCTTCATCCCCTATGTCGGCTCGCTGACCGGGCTGGTGCTGGCCGTCGGCGTCGCCTTCGTCCAGTTCTGGCCGGATTGGACGATGATCGTCGCTGTCGCTGTGGTCTTCTTCATCGGCCAGTTCATCGAGGGCAACATCCTGCAGCCCAGGCTGGTCGGCAAAAGCGTCGGCCTGCATCCGGTATGGCTGATGTTCGCGCTGTTCGCCTTCAGCGCGCTGTTCGGCTTTGTCGGCCTGCTGATTGCCGTTCCGGCTTCCGCGGCCGTCGCGGTTCTGGTTCGCTTTGCCATCGCCCGCTATCTCGAATCGCCGCTCTACAAGGGTCGCGCGACAGAGGCCTTGCCGCCGCTGCCGGCCGATCGCGGCGGCGGCCACCGCACGCAGCCGCGTCGCTGA
- a CDS encoding CDP-alcohol phosphatidyltransferase family protein, with amino-acid sequence MTIPNLISILRLVLVPAVVLAMLQSRWDWAFAGFVIAGVSDGVDGFIARRFNQQSRLGAYLDPMADKLLLVSVFVVMGFTGQLPLWLVVTVVARDALIVCAILLSTVMAHPVEIKPFLVSKANTAIQIVLAAVVLGELAFAVRLDPLRQALILLSGVLTVASAAAYLVAWLRHMSGYGESSNPDV; translated from the coding sequence TTGACCATCCCCAACCTGATCAGCATCCTGCGCCTTGTTCTGGTGCCTGCCGTGGTGCTGGCCATGCTGCAGTCGCGCTGGGACTGGGCCTTTGCCGGCTTCGTCATTGCCGGCGTATCGGATGGTGTCGATGGCTTTATCGCACGCCGTTTCAACCAGCAGTCCAGGCTTGGTGCGTATCTCGATCCGATGGCCGACAAGCTGCTTCTGGTTTCGGTGTTCGTCGTCATGGGCTTCACCGGGCAGTTGCCGCTGTGGCTGGTCGTCACCGTGGTAGCGCGCGATGCGCTGATTGTCTGCGCGATCCTGTTGTCCACGGTGATGGCTCATCCCGTCGAGATAAAGCCGTTTCTGGTATCGAAGGCCAATACCGCCATCCAGATCGTGCTGGCGGCGGTTGTGCTGGGCGAACTCGCCTTTGCCGTGCGCCTCGACCCTCTGCGGCAGGCCCTCATATTGCTGTCCGGGGTCTTGACCGTGGCTTCGGCCGCAGCCTATCTCGTGGCTTGGCTGAGGCATATGAGCGGCTATGGCGAAAGCTCCAATCCGGACGTCTGA
- the purM gene encoding phosphoribosylformylglycinamidine cyclo-ligase, with amino-acid sequence MSKRETGQHKTGQSKTSKRRNGLTYAEAGVDIDAGNLMVEKIKPLVRATRRPGADGEIGGFGGLFDLKAAGFTDPVLVAANDGVGTKLKIAIDAGKHDTIGIDLVAMCVNDIVVQGAEPLFFLDYFATGKLDPDQGAAIVGGIAEGCRQAGCALIGGETAEMPGMYHGKDYDLAGFAVGAAERGQLLPTDDIVEGDVLLGLASSGLHSNGFSLVRRIVAASGLAWSDPAPFNDEATLAEALLEPTRIYVKSILKAIRNTHGIKALAHITGGGFPENIPRVLPKDFSAELDLEAIDVPPVFSWLAKTGGVAPEEMMRTFNCGVGMILAVASGQAAQVAAVLQEAGETVTPIGRIVPRRDAGVIYRGSIGL; translated from the coding sequence ATGAGCAAGCGCGAAACTGGCCAGCACAAAACGGGCCAGTCAAAAACGAGCAAGCGCAGGAACGGGCTCACTTATGCCGAGGCCGGTGTCGATATCGATGCCGGCAATCTCATGGTCGAGAAGATCAAGCCGCTGGTGCGCGCCACGCGCCGGCCGGGCGCGGATGGCGAGATCGGCGGTTTCGGCGGCCTGTTCGATCTCAAGGCCGCCGGTTTCACCGATCCGGTGCTGGTCGCCGCCAATGACGGTGTCGGTACCAAGCTCAAGATCGCCATCGATGCCGGTAAGCACGACACGATCGGCATCGACCTCGTCGCCATGTGCGTCAACGACATCGTCGTGCAGGGCGCGGAACCGCTGTTCTTCCTCGATTATTTCGCCACCGGCAAGCTCGACCCCGACCAGGGCGCGGCGATCGTCGGCGGCATTGCCGAAGGTTGCCGTCAGGCCGGCTGCGCGCTGATCGGCGGCGAGACAGCGGAAATGCCAGGCATGTATCACGGCAAGGATTATGACCTCGCCGGATTTGCCGTGGGCGCGGCCGAACGTGGCCAGCTTTTGCCCACGGACGACATTGTCGAAGGCGATGTGCTGCTCGGCCTCGCCTCCTCCGGCCTGCATTCGAACGGTTTCTCGCTGGTGCGCCGCATCGTGGCCGCCAGCGGCCTGGCGTGGAGCGATCCGGCACCATTCAACGACGAGGCGACGCTGGCCGAAGCGCTGCTCGAGCCGACCCGCATCTATGTCAAATCGATCCTCAAGGCCATCCGCAACACGCATGGCATCAAGGCGCTGGCCCACATCACCGGTGGCGGCTTTCCGGAAAACATTCCGCGCGTGCTGCCCAAGGACTTTTCGGCCGAACTCGATCTCGAAGCGATCGACGTCCCGCCGGTGTTCTCATGGCTCGCCAAGACCGGCGGCGTGGCGCCGGAAGAGATGATGCGCACCTTCAATTGCGGCGTTGGCATGATCCTGGCGGTCGCGTCCGGTCAGGCGGCGCAGGTCGCCGCCGTGCTGCAGGAAGCCGGCGAGACGGTGACGCCGATCGGCCGCATCGTGCCGCGCCGCGATGCCGGCGTCATCTATCGGGGCTCGATCGGCCTATGA
- the purN gene encoding phosphoribosylglycinamide formyltransferase, with the protein MSRKRTVVLISGRGSNMTALIAAASDPAFPAEIVGVISDKADAAGLGIAKARGIATQVITRADHGSKQAHDVAIDAALEAFNAEIVALAGYMRILTSGFVQKWQGRMINIHPALLPAFKGLDTHARALATGLRIHGCTVHFVTSEMDDGPIIAQAAVPVMVGDNADTLAARVLKAEHRLYPLALGLVAEGKARMEGGRTVLAHFADDADNGTSVVMAPDPVREEADLEHLARITP; encoded by the coding sequence ATGAGCAGAAAACGCACAGTCGTCCTGATATCGGGGCGCGGCTCCAACATGACCGCGCTGATCGCCGCTGCCAGCGACCCGGCCTTCCCGGCCGAGATCGTCGGCGTCATCTCCGACAAGGCGGACGCCGCCGGCCTCGGCATCGCCAAGGCACGCGGCATCGCCACGCAGGTCATTACCCGCGCCGACCATGGCAGCAAGCAGGCGCACGACGTGGCGATCGACGCGGCGCTTGAGGCCTTCAATGCCGAGATCGTGGCGCTGGCAGGCTACATGCGCATCCTCACATCAGGCTTCGTCCAGAAATGGCAGGGCCGCATGATCAACATCCACCCTGCCCTGCTGCCGGCGTTCAAGGGCCTCGACACCCATGCGCGCGCGCTGGCCACCGGCCTGCGCATCCACGGCTGCACCGTGCACTTCGTCACATCCGAGATGGATGACGGACCGATCATCGCGCAGGCGGCCGTGCCGGTGATGGTCGGCGACAATGCCGATACGCTGGCCGCCCGGGTGCTGAAGGCCGAACACCGGCTTTATCCGCTGGCGCTCGGGCTGGTCGCCGAGGGCAAGGCGCGCATGGAGGGCGGGCGCACGGTGCTTGCCCACTTTGCCGATGACGCCGACAACGGCACCTCGGTGGTGATGGCGCCCGATCCGGTGCGCGAGGAAGCCGACCTGGAACATCTGGCGCGGATCACGCCCTGA
- a CDS encoding SixA phosphatase family protein yields MRQLLLLRHAKSSWDDPDLDDFDRPLAERGLKAARSMGRELAARDWLPDQVLVSSALRTRDTWRLVAAELPAHPRVAFAQPLYEASAADILAQIHKADPSSGCLMVVGHSPGLEDLAKQLAGPDSEAKARKRIEEKYPTAALARFVFDGDWSALFSARLTHCLRPKDLG; encoded by the coding sequence ATGAGACAACTTCTTCTCCTGCGCCATGCCAAATCGAGTTGGGACGATCCTGATCTCGATGATTTCGACCGGCCGCTCGCCGAGCGTGGATTGAAGGCGGCGCGATCGATGGGCCGGGAGCTTGCGGCGCGCGACTGGCTGCCGGACCAGGTGCTGGTATCGTCGGCGCTGCGCACCCGAGACACCTGGCGGCTGGTCGCCGCGGAGTTGCCGGCGCATCCACGGGTCGCGTTTGCCCAACCACTCTACGAAGCTTCGGCTGCTGATATTCTGGCCCAGATCCATAAGGCCGACCCGTCGAGCGGCTGCCTGATGGTGGTTGGCCATAGTCCTGGACTGGAGGATCTGGCAAAACAACTCGCCGGTCCAGACTCGGAGGCCAAGGCGCGCAAGAGGATCGAGGAAAAGTATCCGACGGCGGCCCTTGCGCGCTTTGTCTTCGACGGCGACTGGTCCGCCCTGTTCTCCGCGCGGCTGACGCATTGCCTGCGCCCGAAGGATTTGGGCTAA
- a CDS encoding DUF680 domain-containing protein → MNKIAFVAVALLFATGGAFAGSDHFGSDNANQPVASVAGVDHAVTGAVKNTDMAGHKAADTTMKTTTDWPESGQGIWGN, encoded by the coding sequence ATGAACAAGATTGCTTTCGTTGCCGTCGCTCTTCTCTTTGCGACCGGCGGCGCTTTTGCCGGCAGCGACCACTTTGGCTCCGACAATGCCAATCAGCCGGTTGCTTCGGTTGCCGGCGTCGATCATGCCGTCACCGGCGCGGTCAAGAACACGGATATGGCCGGGCACAAGGCAGCCGATACCACGATGAAGACCACCACCGACTGGCCGGAATCCGGCCAGGGCATCTGGGGCAACTGA
- a CDS encoding DUF680 domain-containing protein has translation MTKIALTAAAILVATGSAFAGSDHYGSDNVNQPAITAPAGNIDHSHTASIRKPVEHHGFKLTPDSNQPESGQGIWGN, from the coding sequence ATGACCAAGATCGCACTTACCGCCGCCGCCATCCTCGTTGCCACGGGCAGCGCCTTCGCCGGCAGCGACCATTATGGCTCGGACAACGTCAACCAGCCGGCCATTACCGCGCCCGCTGGCAATATTGACCACAGCCACACGGCTTCGATCCGCAAGCCGGTCGAGCATCACGGCTTCAAGCTGACGCCCGATTCAAACCAGCCGGAATCCGGCCAGGGTATCTGGGGCAACTGA
- a CDS encoding DUF680 domain-containing protein yields MTKIALTAAAILVATGTAFAGSDNYGSNNVNQPVANQSISNVDNTHTGSIAKSVKVQGDANANVPAQSGQGIWGR; encoded by the coding sequence ATGACCAAGATCGCTCTTACCGCCGCTGCCATCCTTGTTGCCACGGGCACCGCTTTTGCCGGCAGTGACAATTATGGTTCCAACAATGTCAACCAGCCGGTTGCCAACCAATCGATCTCCAACGTCGACAACACGCATACCGGTTCGATCGCCAAGTCCGTAAAGGTACAGGGCGACGCCAATGCCAACGTGCCGGCTCAGTCGGGCCAGGGCATCTGGGGCCGTTAA
- a CDS encoding DUF680 domain-containing protein, producing MTKIALTAAAILVATGTAFAGSDNYGSANVNQPAATVDHSVTASISKSTATVQTQAPQGADRNLFGR from the coding sequence ATGACCAAGATCGCTCTTACCGCCGCTGCTATCCTCGTTGCCACGGGCACCGCTTTCGCCGGCAGCGACAATTATGGCTCGGCCAACGTCAACCAGCCCGCCGCCACTGTCGACCATTCGGTCACCGCTTCGATCTCGAAGTCGACCGCCACCGTCCAGACCCAGGCTCCGCAGGGCGCTGACCGTAACCTCTTCGGCCGCTAA
- a CDS encoding response regulator: MRLLLVEDNRELADWLGKTLRQANYVVDIVHDGEDVEHALAAGDHALVILDLALPRMGGMEVLRMLRARGNAVPVIVLTANASLDGRVKGLNEGADDYLAKPFQIEELEARIRVQLRRANDRTAPVVACGDLVFDTNTRLFSLAGEMLALTPREHAVLEQLMVKAGRTVSKAALSAAIYDFETDADPSAIEIYVHRVRKKLEGSRVQIATLRGLGYLLRHED; this comes from the coding sequence ATGCGACTGCTGCTTGTTGAGGACAATCGTGAACTCGCCGACTGGTTGGGCAAGACCCTGCGCCAGGCGAATTATGTGGTCGACATCGTCCATGACGGCGAGGATGTCGAGCATGCGCTGGCGGCGGGCGATCATGCGCTTGTCATCCTCGACCTGGCACTGCCGCGCATGGGCGGGATGGAGGTGCTGCGCATGCTCCGGGCACGCGGCAACGCAGTGCCAGTCATTGTGCTGACCGCCAACGCCAGTCTCGATGGCCGGGTCAAAGGCCTCAATGAAGGCGCGGACGACTATCTCGCCAAGCCGTTCCAGATCGAGGAGCTTGAAGCGCGCATCCGCGTGCAACTGCGTCGCGCCAATGACCGGACCGCGCCTGTCGTTGCCTGCGGCGATCTCGTCTTCGACACCAACACGCGGCTGTTTTCGCTCGCCGGCGAAATGCTGGCACTGACGCCGCGAGAACACGCAGTGCTTGAACAATTGATGGTGAAGGCCGGGCGCACCGTGAGCAAGGCCGCACTGTCGGCTGCCATCTATGACTTCGAGACCGATGCGGATCCAAGCGCCATCGAGATCTATGTGCACCGTGTGCGCAAGAAGCTCGAAGGGTCGCGGGTCCAGATCGCCACCTTGCGCGGTCTCGGCTATCTGTTGCGCCATGAGGATTAA
- a CDS encoding sensor histidine kinase, with product MRINSLRLQLLAWVVLPLAGLAAINLWTSQRNALATADLVTDRMLVGSARAIAEQVAMVDGVLDATVPPAAIEMFDTGDRDSVYYRVETAGGRLLTGYPDLPEAPQHASIGASYRDYELRLLTLSHAVIGAGDDSPISVTVGVTLAGHDAMVKRLWFSAFAQQLALVAIAGVFVLLGLRRGLAPLIRLRDAVRSPSRSDLDPVEVPGAQSEIRPLIDALNVYMERVRGQMAAQRRFIANAAHQLRTPLALLSTQASYALRETVPDARQEALFALQASSGKLARLAEQLLTLSRAEPGSRRPRADRIDLTEAARHVLETQAPAAIARNIDLGLEETGPVPVVGDGTMLREMIVNLVDNALRYSSSGGSVTVRLAAVDGEAVLAVADAGPGIPLDERDHVFERFYRIAGSTEEGSGLGLAIVREVVENAGGRVTLRDGAVGGLVVEVRLPLA from the coding sequence ATGAGGATTAACAGTCTTCGGCTGCAATTGCTGGCCTGGGTGGTGCTGCCGCTCGCCGGGCTGGCAGCCATCAATCTATGGACCAGCCAGCGTAACGCGCTAGCGACCGCCGATCTGGTCACCGACCGAATGCTGGTCGGCTCGGCGCGGGCGATTGCCGAGCAGGTCGCGATGGTCGATGGCGTGCTCGACGCAACGGTGCCTCCGGCCGCCATCGAGATGTTCGATACCGGCGACCGCGACAGCGTCTACTACCGGGTCGAGACCGCCGGCGGGCGTTTGCTGACCGGCTATCCGGATCTCCCCGAGGCGCCGCAGCACGCCAGCATCGGGGCCAGCTATCGCGATTATGAGCTACGGCTCCTGACGCTCAGCCATGCCGTCATCGGTGCCGGCGACGACTCGCCGATATCGGTCACCGTGGGCGTTACACTTGCCGGCCATGATGCGATGGTGAAGCGGCTGTGGTTCAGTGCCTTTGCCCAGCAGCTGGCGCTCGTGGCGATTGCCGGCGTGTTCGTGCTGCTCGGCCTGCGCCGGGGCCTGGCGCCGCTGATCCGGCTGCGCGACGCGGTCCGCTCGCCGAGCCGCAGCGATCTCGACCCGGTCGAGGTGCCGGGCGCGCAAAGCGAGATCCGGCCGCTGATCGACGCGCTGAACGTCTATATGGAGCGCGTGCGGGGGCAGATGGCGGCGCAGCGCCGCTTCATCGCCAATGCCGCGCACCAGTTGCGCACGCCGCTGGCGCTGCTTTCGACGCAGGCGAGCTATGCCTTGAGGGAAACTGTCCCCGACGCACGCCAGGAAGCGCTGTTCGCGCTGCAGGCAAGCTCCGGCAAGCTCGCCCGGCTGGCCGAACAGTTGCTCACCTTGTCGCGGGCCGAGCCCGGCAGCCGGCGGCCACGCGCCGATCGCATCGACCTGACCGAGGCCGCCAGACACGTGCTGGAAACGCAGGCGCCGGCGGCGATCGCCCGCAATATCGATCTCGGCCTTGAAGAGACCGGTCCCGTGCCGGTTGTCGGCGACGGCACCATGCTGCGCGAAATGATCGTCAACCTCGTCGACAATGCGCTGCGCTACTCCTCATCAGGCGGCAGCGTCACGGTGAGACTGGCGGCCGTCGATGGCGAAGCCGTGCTGGCGGTTGCCGATGCCGGGCCTGGCATTCCGCTGGACGAAAGAGACCATGTGTTCGAGCGCTTCTACCGCATCGCCGGTTCGACCGAGGAAGGCAGCGGGCTGGGGCTCGCCATCGTGCGCGAGGTCGTCGAAAACGCCGGCGGCCGCGTCACCCTGCGGGATGGCGCGGTCGGCGGCCTGGTGGTCGAAGTCAGGCTGCCCCTGGCCTGA
- a CDS encoding ABC transporter permease gives MTAISPTDNQAAVRDASIAVAEARARARLRRRHALVISLRVAILVVFLGLWELGADYNVIDPFFFASPSGIWDQIWVWVTEGTSQGSLWLQMYVTLEETFLGFVIGAVGGIAAGIILGRNRLLADVFSIYIKIANSVPRVVLGSVFIIALGLGMASKVALAVVMVFFVVFANAFQGVREADRAMIANAQILGASPFQITTSVIIPSAMSWILASLHVSFGFALVGAVVGEFLGAKQGMGLLISTAQGAFNANGVFAAMIILAVMALVVEFIITRFENYVVKWRPAPFNEQGT, from the coding sequence ATGACCGCAATCTCTCCGACCGACAATCAGGCTGCCGTCCGCGATGCTTCGATCGCCGTTGCCGAAGCCCGGGCGAGGGCGCGGCTGCGCCGGCGCCATGCGCTCGTCATCAGCCTGCGCGTGGCAATCCTCGTCGTCTTCCTTGGCCTGTGGGAACTCGGCGCCGACTACAATGTCATCGACCCGTTCTTCTTCGCCAGCCCATCCGGCATCTGGGACCAGATCTGGGTGTGGGTCACCGAGGGCACGTCGCAAGGATCGCTCTGGCTGCAGATGTATGTGACGCTTGAGGAAACCTTCCTCGGCTTCGTCATCGGCGCCGTTGGCGGTATCGCCGCCGGCATCATCCTTGGCCGCAACCGGCTGCTGGCCGACGTCTTTTCGATCTACATCAAGATCGCCAATTCCGTACCGCGCGTTGTGCTGGGCTCGGTGTTCATCATCGCGCTCGGCCTCGGCATGGCCTCGAAGGTGGCGCTTGCGGTGGTGATGGTGTTCTTCGTCGTCTTCGCCAATGCCTTCCAGGGCGTGCGTGAGGCCGACAGGGCGATGATCGCCAACGCACAGATCCTCGGCGCGTCGCCGTTCCAGATCACCACCTCGGTGATCATCCCCTCGGCGATGAGCTGGATTCTGGCCAGCCTGCATGTCAGCTTCGGCTTTGCCCTGGTTGGTGCCGTCGTCGGCGAGTTCCTTGGCGCCAAGCAAGGCATGGGCCTGCTGATCTCGACCGCGCAAGGTGCCTTCAACGCCAACGGCGTTTTCGCCGCCATGATCATCCTGGCTGTCATGGCGCTGGTGGTGGAGTTCATCATCACCCGCTTCGAGAACTATGTCGTCAAATGGCGGCCGGCACCCTTCAACGAGCAAGGCACCTGA